The window TTTCCCTCTCCTTTTCCGTCGATCTCTTTATCTCATCCACCAGTACACACATCCCATGCCcagcctcccctccctctctccctcctggccAAAATCATGGTCCCCCCTCCCTGGCATGCTCTGCCCCTGTCGCAGGCTGATCTTGGCCCACTGTTCTCCAACTCCAGCCCCTTCGCCTTCACCCAGTCCCTGCTCATGGTGCCTCCGGCTGGGGCAGTCTCCAAAGCGGGGGTTCGGGCTTCATTCGGGCCTTACTCTGTCAGCCAGGTAAATCAATTGGGAGCAGAATGCTGTAGATCTCCACTTATACATTTGGAGAATTAGTTCCATAGATTTTATATTATTCCTGTGTGTCCTAAGAAGTCGCAAGATAATATGTCACGCAGAGATCTTCCTCTAGCCCTCTCTCTATCAgtgtaaccctctctctctctctccttctctcactcctcaGCTGGTCTCTGggcccatcctccccctctcccctcctctgtctgcatctctcctctctaaacacgtggagagagagggagatgaaggaggaaaggagaggtacAGGGTGCGGGTGTTGTTCCATGTACGAGGGGacaccagcagagggagctgtATCGCCCTCCACGCCTTCAAAGAGACCGAGGAGCAGAAGGCTTCCTGTATCACACAGGTGTGTTCGTGCCACACACTATATTTAGCCACCATCACCTGTGACCATTCAAAAGACTGAAGCCGGACTAAAGGTTTTCTTTGGAACTCTAGTGGGACTCTGAATGATGgatatgttgtattgtgtgtttgtTACACTGGCCAATACACTGAAATGTTCTGTTCTATATAAAGTATGACACTTGTTCTATATAAAGTATGATACTTGTTCTATATAAAGTATGACTGCTGTTCTATATAAAGTATGACACCTGTTCTATTTAAAGTATGACACTTTTTCGATATAAAGTACGACACTTGTTCTATATAAAGTATGATAATGTTCTATATAAAGTATGACACCTGTTCGATATAAAGTATGACGCCAAATGCTCACCAATCACTCTCTTcatccattcctcctctctccttcccagccTCCACTGGGTCTATGTGTGGTGACCCTGGCCCTACCGAAGGACTGGTTTGAGGCGGACCAGACCAGCCAGCCCTACCTCAGCCCCAACCAGCATGCCCGGCAGACACACCACACCCGTAATCGGGGACGACGGCACGAGGGTGGTGTCGTTGGTGGAACCGGTGGCGTCCCCTTCCCAGGCGCTCTCCGATACAGCCCCGCCCACGCCGGCGACCGCATCCAGCTGTACTACTCATTGTTCGGCACAGCGTCCAACCGCAAACTAGCACCCCCTAGGTGTGTGCAAGACAAATTACCACCGTCTCAGAGAGAGTTGTTTTATATAGGAGCTGTGACTCTGAGGGAGTACAATAAGCGGAAAGAAGCCAACGGGACCAAAGAGAAAATAGGCTGTTGCAatggacaggaagaggaggagctatGGTTGGATTCCAACGTGCTGATTCGCTATCGCAGGGGACCGGTCCGAGCGGGACAGCCAATAGGGGTTTCTGTGAACCTGAGGCCCAATTTCAGTGCAGAGTTTGTTGTTATCCGGTAAGTCTTTGTTACGTGATGCTCTGTGATGTAAGGGATAGTCCAGCAAATTGAAATGGGACACCTGATGACCACCTAAACACATATAGGAACATAGAAGTGTGCAGGTTCTTCTCTTTTACTGAtaaatactgtattcatatttCGATATCAAACCATGGCTCTCATTGCCAGTGTATCTGTCTAGTATGAAtagtatgtatacagtatgtagtacaTGTACGttggggacggcaggtagcctagcggttagagaggagAGCCAGCAACCAGAGAGTTGCCACTTCGATTCCTGGGTCCGATGGGAAAAATATGtcaggaagtgagctggcaactggagggttgctggtatcaaatcctagatgccattgtcTGAAGTTGTGCCCTTTAGCAAGGCACGTAactccccccacaacaacagctcgaCGGGAGCCTAGTGTGACAGCCCCCCGCTCCTCTCCAGAACCTGTGTATGTgtctttcagaggggttgggttaaaagtggAAGTCAAATTTCATTTGAACAATAAAGTGGTCTTAATTTCCATTTGAGTAATTTCCCAGACGCTCGTATTCAGGGCGACAAACAGTAAGTCACACTATATCTGTATGTATCTATTCCAGACTGAAGGTGAAGAAAGGCCTTTTGTCTCTGGTTGCCCAGCGCTCTCTGAACTCTGACCTCTGGGTTGTGAACCTGGAGAGAACCCAGGGCTCCAAACATGATGTCATCTCCATCATCTGCCACAAACTGGCCAGACACATGGACAGCGACGGGTATTACTTCATCATATATATTACTGTACAATAGAGGAACGTATTCAATTTAACCGATTTGTGACATGTCAGTTACATTTATGACAATATACATTATTCATATTGCATGCAAGTGATACCACATATGTGGGAGAATATTACTCTATTAAATATTCCAACATATGTGATTTATTTCCATGAAACTCTTTTTTCTTACCATCTCCACCtcttctccctactctctctctcctcccccctcctcaccccttttCCCACCCTCTTTCTTCTGTCGCCGtcctaccccctcctctccctcagtcccGCTGCTCTGCAGCAGGTTGCCTGTCTGTCAGTGGACGGCTTGCGACGGAGTTTCGGGGTTGCCATGACGGTATCGGCCAGCTGGCGGGTAGAGTACTCAGGCCGTAAAAACCCTCCGCCACCACACGGCGGAGTAGTGAGCAGCTTCTCCTTCACTGACAGAGAGATAGTGGGCATCTCTCCCATAACTGAAGTAGGTAGAACTTTATTCAAACAGGGCCAGTTTCCCGGGACACAGAATCTCCATTGGACATGCCTCTTAGTCCAAAACTCTTagccagaaaaaaaataaaaaagttcagAACTCTTAGTCGGGGAAATTGGTTTCTTCTTGTTACATAGTCTGTATGTATGTACTATGCAGTAGACGAATGGATAATGTGATAGCTACAGCACATATCCATACATCTACGGATCTCTTAGTGTTGCGGTGGACTGTTTCTGCCTTAAAAAAAGCTCATTATGCTTATTCCTAAATAAGGCCAAAAAACTGAACTTGTTGTCATCAACACACAGAGTGGCATGATCATCAACACGGCCATCTTGACCAGCGAACCCGTGTCACTTCCTGTCATTGTGCTGGCAGTGGGGCATGATGGGAAGGTGTCGGATATCACCGCGGCGGTGAAGTGCCAGTCGTCCAACGATGATATCGTCAAGGTAAGCAGACACGACTCTacgtactgtatacacacacgcacagggcTCCTGTCCAATTCCGTTGTTTTCTGTGGGTTTTTTACGCTGATATGAACTTTTTTAGTACATAATGTCtccgccatcgtttcctatgaccgaaaacagcttctgtacatcagaacagcaatcactaacctcgatttggatgacaatttctacttcaacgagttgGCACCTCTGGACGTCGGCACCTCTGGACGTCGGCACCTCTGGGCGCTGGCACCTCTGGACGAGCCCTAATCCCTGGGACGCGAAAGAGGAAGCGACGGCGCAAGAGAGGCAAacgagtacatcactggggaacgagctccctgccatccagaacctctataccaggcggtgtcagaggaagggcccaaaaatggtcaaagactccagccacccaagtcatagactgttctctctgctaccgcatggcaagcggtaccgatgcaccaagtctggaaccaacaggacccWtaacagcttctacccccaacccataagactgctaaatagttaaccaaatatctatccggactatctgcattgacccccctttcgactcatcacatatgctgctactactgcttattatctatcttgttgcctagtcactttacccctacctatatgtacacatctacctcaattacacgcacccctgcacatcgactgggTACTGGTACCCTTAGTatttagccaagttatcgttactcgctgtgtatttattcctcttgttattatttttatatttgtctctctgcattgttgggaagggcccgtatgtaagcatttcactgttagtccacacctgttgttttactaagcatgtgacaaatacaatKACATTTGTTTAGATTGATTTGACACACAATCCTCCACTCCCTTTATCACCCTCTGACTTTATTCAACAGGTGTCAAGCGATTGCTCCACCCTCTTCGTCGACGGAAGTGAATCAGGGGTGGGCAGCACCTGTGTAGGGGTGGAGTTTCTCCTGGGCACGCTCAGTGGGTCCCTGTGTCTGTCCGTGTGGGCTCCTGTCGTCCCGCTGCGCGTCTCACTGTCCGACAACGAGCTGAGCGCCATTGAGGGTTGGAACCACTACACGGAGAATGGGTGAGTCcctgtgcacgtgtgtgcgtgtgtgtgtttagagaaaGATGAAGACATGCTGAGCAGGAATTAGATAAAGCAGGATTATACAATGTCATTAACATCAAGATTCCTAAATCAGTTGATAGAACGATGGGGATTGGAACAGTTGGAACTCCCATTTTTATGYatttttatttaacctttatttatctaggcaagtcRgttaagaacaaattcttatttacaatgatgSCCTGGCAATATGGTCTCCWTTTAGCATAATCTCCTTTCCTAATCCATTTTTTTCTGTCTCAAGACAGAGCAGGAGGTTGAAACACCAAACCAGGAatgtccagtggtggaaaaagtactcaattgtcatacttgggtaaaagtaaagataccttaatagaaaatgactcaagtaaaagtcacYCAGTAAAATACtagagtaaaagtcaaagtatttatatttaaatgtactaagtatcaaaagttaaagtacaaataattatattaagaaaaccagacagcacaattaaaaaaaatgtttacgcatagccagggtcacactccaacactcagacatcatttaaaaacaaagcatttgggAAGTGTGCGAATTGTACAATTATCTGTCCTGCCAAGCATTCAaagtgtaacgagtacttttgggtgtcagggaaaatgtatggagtaaaaagcacattMttttctttaggaatgtagtgaagtaaaagttgtcaaaaatataaatagtaaagtaaagtacagMTACCCCCAAAWACaacataagtagtactttacaccactggcaatGTCTGGTAGAACAGTGAAGGGTTGTGTTCCActtggcacactattccctatatagtgcactactttttaccttAGCCATATGaacccttgtcaaaagtagtgcactatatagggaataaggtgtgaTTTGCTCTACTGCCAAAAAGCTTAATTCACCATACAAACACTTCAGGCAAACAGCTGGTAGAAGAGACTACTAATTCCCTAACCCAGAGCTTTAAAATAGACTCTGCATTATCCACCTCTAATTCCTAGATGGCACCTGCTMAACAATTCAAACACTAACATTATGACTTGCTGTCACATCTCAACCAGGGGTCAAATGGGgtcaattctatttcaattcgagtcaattcagaaagtacacCAAMATTCCAATTGTCTTCATGCTTTTCATGAGGAAAAATTGGAATTTGATTGGAGTTTGGTTTACTttttgaattgactggaattgaaatggaatttacCCCAACCTTCAACATATTTAAGCTTATGTCTCCATTTTTGGTTTTGCCCAGCTTCTATGCCACATCCAGATTTgtgtaatatctctctctcctcctcatccatccatccttctctctccctttctttccctgcTCCCCAGCTGTTCTCCAGTGTACCAGAGGTCCACAGTTCAGGTTCTGACCCAGTTCAGTGCTCAGGGGGGCCAGGGTCAGCTGACCTACCTGCTGGGCTCCTCTGATTGGTTTGTGGATGCCACAGAGATGGTCCGTAATTGGCTGAGGGTAGTGAATCCTCACGTGGCGGTCCTCGACAAGCAGAGCAATCTGATTGGTCTACACCCGGG is drawn from Salvelinus sp. IW2-2015 unplaced genomic scaffold, ASM291031v2 Un_scaffold356, whole genome shotgun sequence and contains these coding sequences:
- the LOC112068296 gene encoding LOW QUALITY PROTEIN: transmembrane protein 132D-like (The sequence of the model RefSeq protein was modified relative to this genomic sequence to represent the inferred CDS: deleted 2 bases in 1 codon), yielding MGELGCPSASWGREGVKALVLCSLLVVVHTSHAQPPLPLSLLAKIMVPPPWHALPLSQADLGPLFSNSSPFAFTQSLLMVPPAGAVSKAGVRASFGPYSVSQLVSGPILPLSPPLSASLLSKHVEREGDEGGKERYRVRVLFHVRGDTSRGSCIALHAFKETEEQKASCITQPPLGLCVVTLALPKDWFEADQTSQPYLSPNQHARQTHHTRNRGRRHEGGVVGGTGGVPFPGALRYSPAHAGDRIQLYYSLFGTASNRKLAPPRCVQDKLPPSQRELFYIGAVTLREYNKRKEANGTKEKIGCCNGQEEEELWLDSNVLIRYRRGPVRAGQPIGVSVNLRPNFSAEFVVIRLKVKKGLLSLVAQRSLNSDLWVVNLERTQGSKHDVISIICHKLARHMDSDGPAALQQVACLSVDGLRRSFGVAMTVSASWRVEYSGRKNPPPPHGGVVSSFSFTDREIVGISPITESGMIINTAILTSEPVSLPVIVLAVGHDGKVSDITAAVKCQSSNDDIVKVSSDCSTLFVDGSESGVGSTCVGVEFLLGTLSGSLCLSVWAPVVPLRVSLSDNELSAIEGWNHYTENGCSPVYQRSTVQVLTQFSAQGGQGQLTYLLGSSDWFVDATEMVRNWLRVVNPHVAVLDKQSNLIGLHPGKTSVHVISSQWDGVLGSCDVIVTSEPVTPGDLSVQVVGGLGMSINASPAHPAVVTATVTAYNILYHHGQEASISVWLQFSDDSATLLSTFSRGTFALRLSSLAETVVAVMPGPLLRVIAQGEGGGPLLKAELLVTTCKPMANSVDXDLANSKEGSGTRRLAKGSGWIRVNLDSELRPMGSEEADFELLDISDMLVESSDRDVKYSNFLDNDIIIGNVTTVKGDDYYDKVWDHGMIARNDLERAVLTPNHEESAVYFSPGVEREREKKXEDTELGVGVGAVLSLLCLSVLLFLVNCLPCALRERRMRRKDMNMEGVVKEEGEEGKEEAKDVAEKIDKITSYPRVISLHETILEEKEGQPDQSIDH